In Flavobacterium endoglycinae, one DNA window encodes the following:
- a CDS encoding type II secretion system F family protein, with protein sequence MAFKIENTQNKKTIQPKGSNSIESLLKKEITLFGNSFNNKKKQAFYLELAVLLKAGVSFKEGLSLIIESLKKSADKDLIQTILNDVVNGRPFSEALRISKSFTEYEYYSIQIGEETGTTAQVCQELGHFFERKNEQKRIIIAALTYPSIVLSTAVLVVIFMLSYVVPMFQDIFKQNNMELPLLTQFIVKLSVWTKTYGLYFLLALVTFIFSTQFFKNNQKYKKALHYFLVKIPVLGAFMTKVYLAQFTQAVTLLTTAKVPLLNSIQMVKKMIQFVPLQEALEQVENSILKGNSLSSSLKNTPLFDNRIISLVKVAEETNQTEYVFKQLSEQYNQEVVQQSKVMTTVLEPFIILFVGVLVAVLLVAMYLPMFQLSSAIG encoded by the coding sequence ATGGCTTTTAAAATCGAAAACACCCAAAATAAAAAAACAATTCAGCCAAAAGGTTCGAATAGCATTGAAAGTTTACTGAAAAAAGAAATCACGCTTTTTGGCAACAGTTTTAATAATAAAAAAAAGCAGGCTTTTTATCTTGAACTAGCTGTTTTATTAAAAGCTGGTGTAAGCTTTAAAGAAGGATTATCATTGATTATTGAATCTTTAAAAAAAAGTGCCGATAAAGATTTAATTCAAACCATTTTAAATGATGTCGTAAACGGAAGACCCTTTTCTGAAGCACTTCGTATTTCTAAATCATTTACAGAATACGAATATTACTCCATTCAAATAGGTGAAGAAACGGGAACCACAGCGCAGGTATGCCAAGAACTCGGGCATTTTTTTGAACGTAAAAACGAACAGAAAAGAATCATTATAGCAGCCCTCACCTATCCTTCTATTGTATTAAGTACAGCGGTTTTGGTCGTGATATTTATGTTGAGTTATGTAGTACCTATGTTTCAAGATATCTTCAAACAAAACAACATGGAACTTCCTCTTTTAACACAGTTCATTGTAAAACTATCCGTTTGGACAAAAACTTATGGCTTGTATTTTTTATTAGCACTTGTTACTTTTATTTTCTCTACACAGTTTTTCAAAAACAATCAGAAGTACAAAAAAGCACTGCATTATTTTTTAGTGAAAATCCCAGTTTTAGGAGCATTTATGACCAAAGTATATCTGGCACAATTCACTCAGGCAGTAACCTTATTAACTACCGCAAAAGTTCCGTTATTGAATAGTATTCAAATGGTCAAAAAAATGATTCAGTTTGTCCCTTTACAAGAAGCGTTAGAACAAGTTGAAAACAGTATTCTAAAAGGAAACAGTTTAAGTTCGAGTTTGAAAAACACGCCGCTTTTCGACAACCGAATTATATCTCTCGTAAAAGTAGCCGAAGAAACCAATCAAACCGAATATGTTTTCAAACAACTCAGTGAACAATATAATCAAGAAGTCGTACAGCAATCAAAGGTAATGACTACCGTTTTAGAACCTTTTATTATACTTTTTGTCGGGGTTTTAGTAGCCGTTTTGTTAGTGGCTATGTATTTACCTATGTTCCAATTGAGTAGTGCGATTGGGTAA
- a CDS encoding PulJ/GspJ family protein, protein MAAGKLKSFTLSELIVVMIITAIVVGMAFSVLRIVQKQIHTIQTNFEKTSTLALFEQKLWQDFNEPHIVMYDNDKQMLIMTSEIDTVTYSFQDKFSMRNRDTIKLKIIPNKTLFQGKEVKSGPIDALSIFAETELPDYEIFVSKKNDLTFQMNQEDGF, encoded by the coding sequence ATGGCAGCAGGAAAATTAAAATCATTTACACTATCAGAATTAATAGTGGTTATGATTATAACTGCTATTGTTGTTGGTATGGCTTTTAGTGTGTTAAGAATTGTGCAGAAACAAATTCATACCATTCAAACCAATTTTGAAAAAACAAGCACATTAGCTCTTTTTGAACAAAAATTGTGGCAGGATTTCAATGAACCGCATATTGTTATGTATGATAATGACAAACAAATGTTGATTATGACTTCTGAAATTGATACTGTAACCTATTCGTTTCAGGATAAATTCAGCATGCGAAATCGCGATACAATTAAACTGAAAATCATTCCAAACAAGACATTATTTCAAGGAAAAGAAGTAAAATCAGGGCCAATTGATGCTTTATCGATATTTGCCGAAACAGAATTGCCAGACTATGAAATTTTTGTTTCGAAAAAAAATGACTTAACCTTTCAAATGAATCAGGAAGATGGCTTTTAA
- a CDS encoding tail fiber protein: MKNFLGLILAVVFSNSGFSQTTINQNGLQTTVIKGLAAQATQAKRFEIANIGYNSFHWQYGGLIIIEIYQAYFSNDYKKYVIQNGFGEGVNSGSAILKLVETHGNQYLGKIVLGTPVDISSTFGGYTNRQLPIYFDVQNYASYTVKISYQQPKVDTITDYNQIKINETPTGTNIANFTVSGELNTNIITNGLLRVSGSGNHYVQNGNVGIGTTNPTSKLTVAGNIAAREVKVTVDAGADFVFEKDYSLQSLESVDKFIKENKHLPEIASAEEMKKDGINLSEMNIKLLQKIEELTLYSIQQNKKIEEQSKEIESLKSLALRIAKLENQSAQK, translated from the coding sequence ATGAAAAATTTTCTCGGCTTAATATTAGCAGTTGTTTTTTCTAATTCTGGATTTTCTCAGACAACAATTAACCAAAACGGTCTGCAAACAACTGTAATAAAAGGATTAGCAGCACAAGCAACGCAGGCTAAAAGATTTGAAATTGCAAATATTGGTTATAATTCTTTTCATTGGCAATATGGCGGTCTTATAATAATTGAAATTTATCAAGCTTATTTTTCTAATGATTATAAAAAATATGTTATTCAAAATGGTTTTGGAGAAGGTGTAAATTCTGGTTCGGCAATTCTAAAACTAGTTGAAACTCACGGAAACCAATATTTAGGAAAAATTGTCTTAGGAACACCTGTAGATATCAGTTCTACTTTTGGAGGATACACAAACAGACAACTTCCTATCTATTTTGATGTACAAAATTATGCTTCTTACACTGTTAAAATTTCATATCAACAACCAAAAGTAGACACAATAACAGACTACAATCAGATTAAAATTAATGAAACTCCAACAGGAACAAATATTGCAAATTTTACCGTTTCCGGCGAATTAAATACGAATATAATAACAAATGGATTATTAAGGGTTAGTGGCAGCGGAAATCATTATGTGCAAAATGGAAATGTTGGAATTGGTACAACAAACCCAACTTCAAAATTAACTGTTGCCGGAAATATTGCAGCGCGCGAAGTAAAAGTCACTGTTGATGCCGGTGCTGATTTTGTTTTTGAAAAGGATTACAGTTTACAATCTCTAGAATCTGTAGATAAATTCATTAAAGAAAACAAACATCTTCCTGAAATTGCTTCAGCTGAAGAAATGAAGAAAGATGGAATTAATCTTTCTGAAATGAATATTAAACTTCTGCAGAAAATTGAAGAATTAACTCTTTATTCTATTCAACAGAACAAAAAGATAGAAGAGCAGTCGAAAGAGATTGAATCATTAAAAAGTTTAGCTTTGCGAATCGCTAAATTAGAAAACCAATCTGCTCAAAAATAA
- a CDS encoding tail fiber protein translates to MKKKIIWLILLYIPLSLSAQVATTPLAGDYKIIDIGGNGGGDYTRNLILLHEMYNGTLINMNKAIGTITALRGAVGGYNRINIVEINSSSAYNSTAATIRSIDGSSSWTLKTCIYNGKKYLAVDVPYSDAYHNWGFKFSGWTNSTGENMKSIAYMINGASVNTDVLSDIQDFSANMSETHLVNNFSIMGNKVGIGTTSPDEKLTVKGKIHTQEVRVDMLGPLVPDYVFANDYKLKSLEEVENYIYENKHLPEIPSAQEIEKNGLMLAEMNMSLLKKIEELTLYMIEMKKENEIQKNLIEKQNDKILDLDKKLNQILKSK, encoded by the coding sequence ATGAAAAAAAAAATTATTTGGCTTATACTATTATATATTCCTTTAAGTCTAAGTGCACAGGTAGCAACAACGCCTTTAGCTGGAGATTACAAAATAATCGATATTGGTGGAAATGGCGGAGGAGATTATACTCGAAATTTAATTCTGCTTCATGAAATGTACAATGGCACATTAATAAACATGAATAAAGCTATAGGTACAATCACAGCATTAAGAGGAGCTGTCGGCGGATATAATAGAATCAATATTGTCGAAATAAATTCTTCTTCTGCTTATAACAGTACAGCAGCAACTATTAGATCTATTGACGGTAGTAGCAGTTGGACATTAAAAACATGCATCTATAATGGTAAAAAATACTTGGCTGTTGATGTTCCATATTCTGATGCTTATCACAACTGGGGATTTAAATTTTCAGGATGGACAAACTCTACTGGTGAAAACATGAAATCTATTGCTTATATGATAAATGGAGCTTCGGTTAATACGGATGTTCTATCAGATATTCAGGATTTTTCAGCCAATATGAGCGAAACTCATCTCGTTAACAACTTCTCAATAATGGGAAACAAAGTCGGTATTGGAACTACTTCTCCTGATGAAAAATTAACTGTAAAAGGAAAAATTCATACGCAGGAAGTTCGCGTTGATATGCTTGGACCTTTAGTCCCTGATTATGTTTTTGCTAATGATTATAAACTAAAATCTTTAGAAGAAGTAGAAAATTACATCTACGAAAACAAACATTTACCCGAGATTCCTTCAGCGCAGGAAATTGAAAAAAATGGTTTAATGCTTGCTGAAATGAATATGTCTTTACTTAAGAAAATTGAAGAGTTGACTCTTTATATGATTGAAATGAAAAAGGAAAATGAAATACAAAAAAATCTTATAGAAAAACAAAATGACAAAATATTGGATTTAGACAAGAAATTAAATCAAATCTTAAAATCAAAATAA